Genomic window (Spartobacteria bacterium):
TTTCGACGGTGTTCAGCCAATTTTCTGCATCTATCTGCATCGATTCCAATATCGGCAGCAATTTTTCATCGATTTGCCCCCGCTTTCCCTCCTTCAATCGCCTCCCCGTCAGATCCACCAGCTCCAAATACGCATCCACCGTCAATTTGTACTCAAAAAACAGGTTTTCATCAATCGGCACCAGCCAATCCGCGCGTTTCTCCCCTTCAATCATCCCCTTTTCGTAAATTTCAGTGCTTTCCGTGGTTAAATATTCCGCTTTTTCCGATTTGCGAACATTCGCGCCTTTCGTAGTTAAAAATCCTCTCATTTTCGCCTTTTCCGCCTCAATGCGCTCATACACACTCGTATACGCCGAATCCTCCAGCGATTCCGCCATTTTTGCCCGCACCGGATTCAGATCGACATAGGCCATACACGTCAAAATCGCCGATTCATCCAGCAACCGCTGACATTTAAACCGCCCCTCCCAGAAATGCCCCTTACATTCATCCTCCCGATTCGCCTTACGCGCAATAAACTCATTAATCGACCGCATAAACCAACTGATATTGCTCAAACGCTCCCGCAGCACATCGACACGCCCCTCCTCTTCCAACACCGTCACCACATCCTCAGGGCGCGTCTCATACACATAGGTTCCATCCGGCCGCATATGACGTTTCGGATACACCGTCAACCAACGCCGAACCACTTCCTCATCAGTCCACCCCTTCTCGCGATCCACATCATTGCGCAGCACAACATGAAAATGATTACTCATCACCGAAAACGCCA
Coding sequences:
- a CDS encoding transposase — its product is MTIARREIIDYGQSGTYHCISRCVRRAFLCGVDKWSRKSYEYRRDWVRDRLKAMSEAFAVDVLAFSVMSNHFHVVLRNDVDREKGWTDEEVVRRWLTVYPKRHMRPDGTYVYETRPEDVVTVLEEEGRVDVLRERLSNISWFMRSINEFIARKANREDECKGHFWEGRFKCQRLLDESAILTCMAYVDLNPVRAKMAESLEDSAYTSVYERIEAEKAKMRGFLTTKGANVRKSEKAEYLTTESTEIYEKGMIEGEKRADWLVPIDENLFFEYKLTVDAYLELVDLTGRRLKEGKRGQIDEKLLPILESMQIDAENWLNTVEKYGRLFYRVSGRLENITETAKKAGRKWLCGLSASLSAFKP